The DNA window attttttttcttcccTTGGAGAAAGAGAATACTGAGTGGGGGAGGCCTGCTGCCGAATCATGCTTCAAGCAGTAACTTGTTCTTCGGTGGCCTCCTGGTCCCATTGCTCTTCACCTTCCTCACCTTCTTCGAACTCCTCTTCGTTGTAGTCCTGTCTAATGGAGAGTGATGGCTTTACAACAGCAGTGTCCAGAGTCCACTCATTCAAAGCAGCCTCCGCATCGATAATAATCTGCTTCGATGCCTCGTAACCGTCATAAGCAGGTCTAGTCTCGCCTGGAGTAACCGGAGAATCATCCAACAACTCCAACAAAGCCTTCCCATACCCTGCAATCAAGGCCAACTTTTCACTGTGCTCGATCAACGAGTCAAACTGATAGTTGAAAGCCGCACGCAACTTCGAACGCGTAATATTGGACAACTGGGCCTCCGCAACCAACGACTCGGCCTCGGCACGAACTAGCTCCTGCTCCAAGACCTCGATCTTGGGAGACTGCGGGTCCTTGTACTTCAAGTACGCAATCTTGTCCGTGATCTTCGCCTTCCGGTCCCTGGATGGCTGCACCGAACCCTCGATGTCCCGGACCGACTTCAACGTCAACCGGTACTGGTCATACCGATCAATAAACTGATCATCAAGCTCCGACATCTCATAAATCAAAACACCCAACTTGTCCGTGATATCCGACACATCATCGTCATTCTCCAACCCCCACAAAGACAACTGCTTAGCAGCATCCCGACGTTCGTTGGCAGCAACCTCGATCGACCTGAGAACATTCTTCTCAATCTTCACTAGCTGAGACAACTTCCGCGACAACTCTGGCCCAAACGCCCCCGCGGCATTCTTCCGAAACGTATTGGCCAACCCCCCCTTGCCAAAAAACCGATTCTTGGTAGACGACACCGGAGGTGGCGGATTCTGCAACTGCGCAGCTGTTGGTGCTCTAGAGTTCCTCAAAGAATATGTCCTGTGCATCCTTTTATCTGCTA is part of the Eremothecium cymbalariae DBVPG#7215 chromosome 2, complete sequence genome and encodes:
- the PIL1 gene encoding lipid-binding protein PIL1 (similar to Ashbya gossypii AEL329W), with product MHRTYSLRNSRAPTAAQLQNPPPPVSSTKNRFFGKGGLANTFRKNAAGAFGPELSRKLSQLVKIEKNVLRSIEVAANERRDAAKQLSLWGLENDDDVSDITDKLGVLIYEMSELDDQFIDRYDQYRLTLKSVRDIEGSVQPSRDRKAKITDKIAYLKYKDPQSPKIEVLEQELVRAEAESLVAEAQLSNITRSKLRAAFNYQFDSLIEHSEKLALIAGYGKALLELLDDSPVTPGETRPAYDGYEASKQIIIDAEAALNEWTLDTAVVKPSLSIRQDYNEEEFEEGEEGEEQWDQEATEEQVTA